The genomic interval GCGCGATCCACGGGCGGCTGCTCACCGCGTGGGCTGCGGCCGGCATCCTCGGCCCGCTGGTGATCGGCCATATGCGCGAGTACCAACTGAGCCTGGGCATGCCGCCTTCGCAGGTCTACAACACCACGATGTACATCCTGGCCGGCATGCTCGCGCTGGGCCTGGTGTGCAACCTGCTGGTGCGCCCGGTGAACGCGAAGTACTTCATGACGCCCGAGGAGCTGGCGCACGAGAAGCAGCTGGCGCACGAGAAGGTCGACGCCAGCGGCAAGTCGCTGCTCTCCCAGGACGATATGGACCGCATCGGCTCGGGTGGTAACCCGCTGCTGGTCGCGTTCTGCTGGGCGGCTGTCGGCATTCCGCTCGCCTTCGGCATCTGGAAGACGCTGGAGAAGGCGTTGGTGCTGTTCTCCTGACCTCGCCGGCGGGCACTCACGGGCCCGCCGCTATCGTCATCGCCATGACCCAGGCCCCCGCTCCCGATCCCGATCTGCCCCAAGGCGCCGTGCTGCGTTCGGTCGAACGCTGGCGCGGCGGTGCGGGCCACCGGCTCGACGACGCCATCGCCGAGGAAGTGCCGGTGGCGTTCGTCTACAACGACGCGCCCTTCGCGGTGATGATGGCCACGCCGGCCGACCTCGAGGATTTCGCACGCGGCTTCGCGCTGAGCGAGGGCATCGTCGAACGTCCGGACGATGTCGCGATCGAAGGCATCGAGCACCTGCTCGAAGGCATCGAGATCCGCCTGCGCATTCCCGACGCTCGCGCCGAGGCGCTGGCCGCGCGTCGGCGCAGCATGAGCGGGCGCAGCGGCTGCGGCGTATGCGGCAGCGAGCTGCTGGAAGCCGCGCTGCGCCAGCCGCCGCCGGTCACGGCCGATGTGCGCATCGAGGTCCACGCCCTGCAACGCGCACTGCGGCAGTTGCGCGGCAGCCAATCGATCAACGCACTGACCGGCGCTACCCACGCCGCCGGCTGGGCCGCGACCGACGGCTCCCTGTTACTGGTGCGCGAAGATATCGGCCGGCACAACGCGCTCGACAAGCTGATTGGCGCGCTGCACGGTGCCGATCATGCGGTGACCGCGGGCTTTCTGGTCGTCACCAGCCGCGCCAGCTACGAAATGGCGATGAAGGCCGCCAGCGCAGGCATTGCCCTGATGGCCGCGATCTCCGCCCCCACCGCACTGGCGATCTCGCTCGCCCAGCGCGCCAACCTCACCTTGATCGGCTTCGCCCGCGACGACGGGCACGCCGTGTACACCCACGCGCAGCGGCTGCTGCCCGAGTCGGCGCCGTCGCCGTCCGCAGCCCCGCGCCCCGGCAGGAGTTCCACGCCATGAGCAAGCAACCGATCCGCAAGTACGACGCCCCCGCCGGCGGCTGGGGTGCGCTCAAGAGCGTCGCCAAGGCGCTGATGGACCAGAACATCGCGGTCGACGGCGCCAAGACGCTGCTGCGCGCCAACCAGCCCGACGGCTTCGACTGCCCCGGCTGCGCCTGGCCCGACCGCGACCACACCTCGACGTTCGAATTCTGCGAGAACGGCGCCAAGGCCGTCGCAGCCGAGGCCACCAAGTTCCGCGCCGGACCCGAACTGTTCGCGCGCTACAGCGTTGCCGAGCTGCGCGGCTACAGCGACCACTGGCTCGAGGGCCAGGGCCGGCTCACCACGCCGATGCGCTATGACGCAGCCACCGACCATTACGTGCCGACGACGTGGGACGAGGCCTTTGCGCTGATCGCCCGGCACCTCAATGCCCTGCCCTCGCCCGACGAGGCGATCTTCTACACCTCCGGGCGCACCTCCAACGAGGCGGCGTTCCTCTACCAGCTGTTCGTGCGCGAGTACGGCACCAACAACTTCCCCGACTGCTCGAACATGTGCCACGAGTCGTCGGGCACCGCGCTCAAGAAGCAGATCGGTGTGGGCAAAGGCACGGTGTCGCTGCACGACTTCGAGTTGGCCGATGCGATCTTCATCTTCGGCCAGAACCCCGGCACCAACCATCCGCGCATGCTCGGCGAGCTGCGCGAGGCGGCACGTCGCGGTTGTGCGATCGCTTCGTTCAATCCGCTGCGCGAGCGCGGCCTGGAGCGCTTCGCCGACCCGCAGGACAAGATCTCGATGCTGACCAACGGCTCGACGCAGATCTCCTCAGACTACTTCCAGCTCAAGATCGGCGGCGATCTGGCGGCGATCAAGGGCATGATCAAGCACGTGCTCGAGCGCGACGTCGAGGTCACCGGCCAGGGCGGCGACTCGCTGCTCGACCAGGCGTTCATCGCCGAACACACGTCCGGCTTCGATGCGTTCGCCGCCGACGTGCTGGCCGAACCCTGGGAGATCATCGTCGAGGAATCGGGCCTCGACGAGGCGCAGATCCGCCGCGCAGGCGAGCTGTACCTGAAGTCCGAGCGGGTCATCGCGTGCTGGGGCATGGGCATCACTCAGCACAAGCATTCGGTCGCGACGATCAACATGCTGACCAACCTGCTGTTGCTGCGCGGCAACCTCGGCCGCCCGGGTGCCGGCGCCTGCCCGGTGCGCGGCCACAGCAACGTGCAGGGCGACCGCACGATGATGATCTACGAAAAGCCGCCGGCCGCATTCCTGGACCGGCTGCGCGACGTGTTCGGCTTCGAACCGCCACGCGAGGACGGCTACGACACCGTCGGCGCGATCGAGGCGATGATCGACGGCCGCGCGAAGGTGTTCTTCGGCATGGGCGGCAACTTCGCGATCGCAACCCCCGACACCGAGGCGACCGCACGCGGACTGCGCAACTGCGCGCTCACCGTCAACGTCACCACCAAGCTCAATCGCACCCACCTCACCCACGGCCGCGAGGCGCTGATCCTGCCATGCCTGGGCCGGACCGAGATCGACATCCAGGCCCGCGGCGCGCAGGGCGTAACGGTCGAGGACTCGATGAGCATGGTGCACCTGTCGTCGGGCATCAATCCGCCGGCCTCCGACACCCTGCTGTCGGAGCCGGCGATCGTCGCGCACCTGGCCCACGCCACGCTCGGCGAGCGCAGCCGGGTGCCGTGGCTGGCGCTGATCGAGGACTACGACCGCATCCGCGACCTGATCGCCCGCACCTTCGACGATTTCCACGACTTCAACACCCGGGTCCGCGTGCCCGGCGGCTTCCGGCTGTCGAACACCGCACGCGATCGCCGCTGGCTTACCGAGACCGGCAAGGCGAATTTCGTGCCGGCCCGGGTGCCGACCGACAATCCGATCCACCGCGCACGCCGCATGCACGGCGACCGCCCGGTATTCACGCTGGCGACCACGCGCTCGCACGACCAGTACAACACCACCGTCTACGGGCTGGACGACCGCTACCGCGGCGTGTTCGGCGAGCGCCGCGTGCTGTTCATCGCGGCCGAGGACATCGCCGCGCTCGGCATGCGCGCCGGCGATTGGGTGGACCTGGAAAGCCTGAGCGAGGACGGGGTGCGGCGGCAGGCCAAGCGCTTCCTGCTGGTCGAGTACGCGATTCCGCGCGGCTGTCTGGCCGCCTACTACCCCGAGACCAATCCGCTGGTGCCGTTGTCGAGCTACGCAGACGAATCGCGGACGCCGACGTCGAAGTCGGTGCCGGTGATCGTGACGCCGCACGTGCCCGACACCGACGCCGCGGCCCCACGCCAGCGTGACATCCCCGCCGCCGTTGTCCGCTGACACCGCCCTGCTCGAAGCGCTGCTGCACGCGCTCGCCGATGCACCGGACGGGGTCTCGCTGCCGCGGCTGTGCAAGCGTCTGGGCCTACGCATGAGTGTGCTGCTGCGCATGCTCGCCTACCTGGGCGAGGACACGATCGGCGGCGCCCAGGGCCTGGGCTGGGTCCGCACCGTCGATGACGGCGCGCGGACCCTGGCGATGCTGACCGACGCGGGCCGCCAGGCGCTGGAACGCGGCGACCGCTGAGCGCCCCCGCTCTGCGGGAAACACCCACCACGCGATGCACCACCTCCCCCGCGCTGCGGGGGAGGTCGGACCGCGCCCGCGGGCCGGGTGGGGGCTTACTGGCAGCCCGCCGGCGCCGCGGCGACGATCGCAGCGAACCCCGGCGTTGCCGGCGACAGGTACGGCGCCAGCCCGCCCTTGCCTGCGGTCGCGAACACGTAGCGCGCCAGGTCCATGTCGGCCGGCAGCCAGTTGTCCTCGAACAGGGCCAACGAGCGCGCATCGTAGAGCGCCAGCATGTCCGGCACCGCACCGACCGAGCGGGTCAGATCCCCGGGCACCCCGTGCGCCTGGCAATTGGCGTCCGAGTAGCGGACCACGCTGCCCTCCACGCGCAATCCCGACGTATCGCGCACGTCCCGCAGCAGCACGGCGATCCAGTCGTCGAGATCGTCGCCCTTGCTGTTGACGCTGTTGTTGAGCAGCAGGTTGTCCTCGAACGCCAGACGCCCGCCCACGCGCACACTCAGCACGTCCTTGCGATAGCCGTAGAAGACGTTGTTGAACAGATGCGATTGCCCGCGCCGCAGCAGCGGCACGCGACGCAGGCCGTTGTAGGCGCTGGCGCCGAACACGTCGTCGGTGGTCACGTACAGATTGTTGTGCACGGTGCTGGTGATCTGCGCGTCGATCGTGTGGCTGTCGCTCGCACCGTGCAGCGCGGCGCGCTTGACGTTGTGCAGCCGGTTGAACGACACGGTGATGTCGTACGCGCCGACCTTGACGTCGTAGGCCGAGTCACCGGTGTTCTCGAAGGTGTTCTGGTGGATCCAGATGTCGTGCGAGGCACCGGTCGAGCGCACCATGTCCGGGTCAAGATTATGGTCCTCGGTATGGCCAACACCGAAAAAGTGGTTGTTGGTGACGATCACGTTGCGCGTGCTGTGGGTCGGACTGCCGCTGCTGTCGGCGCCGATCTTGAGGCCGCTGAAGATGAAGCGCGCATTCGCGCCGCGGCCGTCGATCGTGGTGTTGTCGCGCACCATCGGCAGCTTGAGGGCATCGAGGCTCGCATCATTGAGCCGGGTATTGAAGAAGGTGTCCTCGCACGCGGCCGTCGATACGCCCCGATTGCTGCACCACAGCCGGTGATCGCGGCACTCGGCGACGCTGGCATTGCCCAGCGCGTTGCGCACCTTCGGGTCCTCACAGCCGTTGCGGTACATGCCGATCTCGGTCGGCGCGGCAAAATCGACCTTGTCGAAGACGATCCAGGTCGGCGTGTCGGTTCCGATCGCCTGGAGGATCTGCTGCTCGGGCGACACAGCGCCGCTCTTGGTGATCACCACCAACGTGCTGCCGCCGGCCGGCGCATAGCCACCGGTGGTGCGGTGTCCGAAGCCGACCGGGCTGCCCAGCGAGTCGGACAGACACTGGACGATCGCCTGGTCGCTGGTTAGCACCGGGGACTGCCGCCAGTTCATCGACGGGGTCTCCAGCAGTTGCCTGCAGGCCGCGGCGATTCCACTGCCCGGTCCGCCGCCTCCGCCGTCGCCGCCACCCGACGCGACCGTCACTGCGACCGGGGCCGACTCGTAGGCGGTGCCGCTGTCGTCGAACACACGGACCCAGTAGAAGTACGTGCCCGCGGCCAGGCCCGCATCGGCGTAGCTGCCGCCGACCACGTGGTCGGCCACGAGCGTGCGCCCTGCCGGATCGGCATCGCCGTCGCGATAGACCTGCTGGCGCGTCGGCGTCCCGCCACCGACCGACCATGTCAGTTGCGCGGTCGCGCCCGATGCGCTGGCCGACAGGGTCACCGTCCAGGGTGTGCCGGGCGGATTGGCGGCGCCACCGTCGGCATAGGTCTCGAACTCCGCGACTGCGGGCGTGCCGTTCGCGCTGATGATCTCGAAGTTGAGCTTGCTCAGCGAGACAGGCGCGAACGCGATCGTGCCGGCGCCATTGCCGGTCGCCAGCACCTGGCCATTGCCATTGTTCACCAGCCGCCAGTTGCCGATGCGTCCCTGCTGACCCGTCGGCTCGCGGATCACTGCCGCGCCCACCGTCCGCGCGGCACTCCACTTGACAGAGATCCGCCCGGTCGTGCCGCTCGGCGACCACCACGTGCCGGGATCACCGTCGATGACGTTGCCGTAACTCGTTCCACCGCCCTTGCTCGAGCCATCGGCGCCCGCGCCCAGACTTAGATTGGGTCCTGTCTGTGCCTGGACGCCGCCTACGACGCACAGGCCCAGCGCCACCGCCAACAGCCACTGCCTTGTCGCGCTCATCTCCGTCACCTCCTGCGAAGGGGGGCAAGCCCCGGAATTCGATCCACGAAACCGGATGCCGACGGATGGGGGGGGACCTGGAGTATGCCCACCGGAGCGCGCAATGACTACCGGGAGACAATCAATCGAATCAATGTCTTGCGGACATTGCATCGGCGCGTGTGAGGGACGCCGCCAGGCCGCAGCGCAGCGCTTGCGATCCGGGCACGGACAACGTGGTGGCAGGTCACGGCCGGCTCACAGCCGAGCCGCGAGGCTGGCGTGGTCGCTATCAACCACGGAGATCGACGATGGGACTACTGAGATGGGTGGCGCTCGGCGCCGCAGGGGCGTTCGCTTACAACGCCTGGCAGAAGCGCCAGACCGCCGCCGGCGCAACGTCGGGCACGCTCGACGATGGCCGGAGCACGCCGCCGCACGGCGATGCGATCAAGATCGGCGGACCCGATCGCGAAGTGCCCGACACACCGACGACGCGGCCGGCGCATTCGAGCCGCAGTTTCGGCGACGAGGACTGAGCCGAATTGGCTGTCGCGTCGCGCCGCCGCATGGCGCGTGCGATGCGGCGGCCCCTTGTATCCGCGACCTCGCGTCCGCGATCGCATGCATTCGATCACGCGGACAGGCGGCGCGGGTACGCACGATCACTCCCACACCAGCTCGAACCACCGTGTCAGTCGTTCGCCGGGCGCCAGTCGGCGCGGCGCGAGGTTGAAGGCATCGGGTGGGCCGCTTTGCGGTTCGATGCAGGTCGCGTGCGGGGCGGCGTCGTACACGACCCGATGGTCGCAGTCCGAACGCAACCGCAATCGTTGATCGCCGCGATACAGGACG from Luteimonas sp. S4-F44 carries:
- the fdhD gene encoding formate dehydrogenase accessory sulfurtransferase FdhD, giving the protein MTQAPAPDPDLPQGAVLRSVERWRGGAGHRLDDAIAEEVPVAFVYNDAPFAVMMATPADLEDFARGFALSEGIVERPDDVAIEGIEHLLEGIEIRLRIPDARAEALAARRRSMSGRSGCGVCGSELLEAALRQPPPVTADVRIEVHALQRALRQLRGSQSINALTGATHAAGWAATDGSLLLVREDIGRHNALDKLIGALHGADHAVTAGFLVVTSRASYEMAMKAASAGIALMAAISAPTALAISLAQRANLTLIGFARDDGHAVYTHAQRLLPESAPSPSAAPRPGRSSTP
- a CDS encoding FdhF/YdeP family oxidoreductase; this translates as MSKQPIRKYDAPAGGWGALKSVAKALMDQNIAVDGAKTLLRANQPDGFDCPGCAWPDRDHTSTFEFCENGAKAVAAEATKFRAGPELFARYSVAELRGYSDHWLEGQGRLTTPMRYDAATDHYVPTTWDEAFALIARHLNALPSPDEAIFYTSGRTSNEAAFLYQLFVREYGTNNFPDCSNMCHESSGTALKKQIGVGKGTVSLHDFELADAIFIFGQNPGTNHPRMLGELREAARRGCAIASFNPLRERGLERFADPQDKISMLTNGSTQISSDYFQLKIGGDLAAIKGMIKHVLERDVEVTGQGGDSLLDQAFIAEHTSGFDAFAADVLAEPWEIIVEESGLDEAQIRRAGELYLKSERVIACWGMGITQHKHSVATINMLTNLLLLRGNLGRPGAGACPVRGHSNVQGDRTMMIYEKPPAAFLDRLRDVFGFEPPREDGYDTVGAIEAMIDGRAKVFFGMGGNFAIATPDTEATARGLRNCALTVNVTTKLNRTHLTHGREALILPCLGRTEIDIQARGAQGVTVEDSMSMVHLSSGINPPASDTLLSEPAIVAHLAHATLGERSRVPWLALIEDYDRIRDLIARTFDDFHDFNTRVRVPGGFRLSNTARDRRWLTETGKANFVPARVPTDNPIHRARRMHGDRPVFTLATTRSHDQYNTTVYGLDDRYRGVFGERRVLFIAAEDIAALGMRAGDWVDLESLSEDGVRRQAKRFLLVEYAIPRGCLAAYYPETNPLVPLSSYADESRTPTSKSVPVIVTPHVPDTDAAAPRQRDIPAAVVR